A single Aspergillus chevalieri M1 DNA, chromosome 3, nearly complete sequence DNA region contains:
- the hir1 gene encoding putative histone transcription regulator Hir1 (BUSCO:EOG09260U6R;~COG:B;~EggNog:ENOG410PG3Q;~InterPro:IPR036322,IPR019015,IPR015943,IPR011494, IPR001680,IPR031120,IPR017986;~PFAM:PF07569,PF00400,PF09453;~antiSMASH:Cluster_3.7;~go_component: GO:0005634 - nucleus [Evidence IEA];~go_function: GO:0005515 - protein binding [Evidence IEA];~go_process: GO:0006325 - chromatin organization [Evidence IEA];~go_process: GO:0006351 - transcription, DNA-templated [Evidence IEA];~go_process: GO:0006355 - regulation of transcription, DNA-templated [Evidence IEA]), with translation MSNHSGTIHTVRFSPNGKYLASGADDKIVCIYSLDSNPPSHASTFGTNEAPPVENWRTIRRLIGHDNDVQDLGWSYDSSILVSVGLDSKVVVWSGHTFEKLKTLSIHQSHVKGITFDPANKYFATASDDRTVRIFRFTSPQPNSSAHDQMNNFVHEQTISAPFNNSPLTAYFRRCSWSPDGMHIAAANAVNGPVSSVAIINRGSWDGDINLIGHEAPVEVCAFSPRLYSMQPVTKQALDQGGAHNLVTVIACAGGDKSLSIWITSNPRPVVVAQEMAAKSISDLAWSPDGTCLYATALDGTILAVRFEDGELGFAMAMEENEKSLTKFGTNRRGAGITETTDGLLLEEKSKADEIKGVEGRMGALMGDGHAAAEGEMNGKPAAAAPPNGTPARAPSPAPDVQKPNGTATTAAAGATEPEKPDPYQAKLERLKSRPTYTKEGKKRIAPLLVSGAGAAESSLPQARLMASISNNQGKSDAPQSIVDLSKPFDGLPKGGLAALLFGNKRKLAQLEGDEDGHVEKRVAFASQNGATPILAATPDGLLPAQQQPAVTGQQPTPEFIRPAVMNPCMAISQLRLAVPKIRSQILRAIDENGKPTEPPSTISTPGESNKSRIDVVFEARNPSPASLTGRAVDREPVRLTLFRGEQPLWQDFLPRSVLLVTGNQSMWAAACEDGSVYLWTPAGRRLVSALVLEAQPVILECHGPWILCISAVGMCYVWNVEHLSSPHPPVSLQPVLDAALHSLGTHPTAAPAITNARINSEGRIVVALTNGEGYAYSPALYNWQRVSEAWWAVGSQYWNTTEAPVGNLQLKESQQDPEARKAVSAGIIPFLERNTTNETLLRGRAYFLQRLIKVLLSREGYESFESSVSIAHLENRLAAALSLGAKEEFRLYLSMYAKRLGAEGLKMKVEELLKGLFGGLFEEDDETGPQRRLQANEKEDRNWKESSDTLCGWPREVLLKEVILALGKHRDLQRVTVPYAKLLGVVDEEMESGDAMET, from the exons ATGAGCAACCACTCGGGGACGATCCATACCGTTCGATTCTCGCCCAACGGAAAATACCTGGCGTCCGGTGCGGATGATAAGATTGTGTGCATTTATTCGCTGGATTCAAATCCTCCGTCGCATGCATCTACGTTTG GGACGAACGAAGCACCACCCGTAGAGAATTGGCGCACCATACGGCGATTAATCGGTCACGATAATGATGTTCAGGATCTGGGATGGTCATACGATTCTTCGATTCTGGTTTCGGTGGGCTTAGATTCCAAGGTGGTGGTGTGGTCGGGGCATACATTCGAGAAGCTCAAGACACTATCCATCCACCAAAGTCACGTCAAGGGAATTACCTTCGACCCGGCAAACAAATACTTCGCAACCGCCAGTGATGACCGTACCGTTCGAATTTTCCGCTTTACCTCTCCACAGCCGAACTCGAGTGCTCATGACCAGATGAACAACTTCGTCCATGAACAGACAATTTCCGCTCCTTTCAACAATTCTCCCTTAACGGCCTACTTCCGTCGATGCTCCTGGTCTCCCGATGGTATGCATATCGCAGCCGCAAATGCCGTCAACGGACCTGTCAGCTCCGTTGCAATTATCAACCGTGGCTCGTGGGACGGTGATATCAACCTGATCGGACATGAAGCTCCGGTCGAGGTCTGCGCATTCTCGCCTCGACTGTATTCGATGCAGCCCGTGACTAAACAGGCGCTCGACCAAGGCGGCGCACATAACCTTGTCACAGTAATCGCATGTGCTGGAGGAGACAAATCGTTGAGTATATGGATCACCAGCAATCCACGGCCTGTAGTCGTGGCGCAAGAGATGGCCGCCAAATCGATCTCAGACCTGGCATGGAGTCCTGATGGAACGTGTCTATATGCTACTGCGTTGGATGGTACGATCTTGGCAGTAAGATTTGAGGACGGGGAATTGGGTTTTGCGATGGCTATGGAGGAGAACGAAAAGTCGCTTACTAAGTTCGGTACCAATCGGAGAGGTGCTGGCATCACAGAGACGACGGATGGACTGTTACTCGAGGAGAAGAGTAAGGCGGATGAAATCAAGGGCGTTGAAGGCCGAATGGGTGCATTGATGGGTGATGGCCATGCTGCGGCCGAGGGCGAAATGAATGGGAAACCTGCGGCAGCAGCGCCGCCAAATGGTACGCCTGCTCGTGCCCCGTCGCCTGCGCCAGATGTGCAGAAGCCAAACGGGACCGCCACGACAGCAGCTGCAGGGGCAACTGAGCCGGAGAAGCCCGATCCGTACCAAGCTAAGCTGGAGAGACTGAAGTCGCGTCCCACATACAcgaaagaaggaaagaagcgCATTGCTCCATTACTCGTTTCTGGGGCTGGGGCTGCAGAATCCTCTCTGCCACAGGCTCGATTGATGGCATCTATTAGCAACAACCAAGGAAAGTCGGACGCACCACAATCAATTGTTGATCTTTCCAAGCCCTTTGACGGCTTACCCAAGGGTGGACTTGCGGCGCTACTCTTTGGAAACAAGCGGAAATTGGCCCAGCTGGAGGGAGACGAGGATGGACATGTGGAAAAGCGCGTCGCGTTCGCGAGTCAGAACGGCGCTACACCCATTCTTGCGGCCACACCAGACGGCTTACTTCCTGCACAGCAGCAACCAGCTGTCACAGGTCAGCAGCCAACACCAGAATTCATTCGACCGGCAGTTATGAACCCGTGTATGGCAATTAGCCAGCTCCGCCTGGCTGTGCCGAAGATCCGCAGTCAGATTCTCCGGGCGATTGATGAAAATGGCAAGCCTACGGAACCCCCAAGCACAATATCGACGCCAGGGGAGTCAAACAAGTCGCGTATAGACGTAGTGTTTGAGGCCCGGAATCCGTCACCAGCCAGCTTGACTGGTCGGGCCGTGGATCGGGAGCCTGTCCGTCTTACACTCTTCCGAGGGGAGCAGCCACTATGGCAAGACTTCCTCCCACGCAGCGTGCTCTTGGTGACAGGAAACCAAAGCATGTGGGCGGCAGCCTGTGAGGATGGGTCAGTCTATCTTTGGACTCCAGCTGGTCGTCGTCTAGTTAGTGCTCTCGTACTGGAGGCACAGCCTGTTATTCTGGAGTGCCACGGTCCATGGATCCTTTGTATCTCGGCAGTGGGCATGTGCTATGTCTGGAACGTTGAGCATCTCTCCTCCCCTCATCCCCCTGTTTCACTACAACCGGTGCTCGATGCAGCGCTTCACTCTTTGGGGACCCACCCTACTGCAGCTCCGGCGATTACCAATGCACGAATCAACTCTGAAGGCCGGATTGTGGTTGCGTTGACGAACGGTGAGGGTTATGCATACTCTCCCGCCTTGTACAATTGGCAGCGTGTTTCCGAAGCGTGGTGGGCGGTTGGTAGCCAGTACTGGAATACCACTGAGGCACCTGTTGGAAATCTTCAATTGAAAGAGTCGCAACAGGATCCAGAGGCGAGAAAGGCCGTGTCGGCCGGCATTATCCCGTTCCTGGAACGCAACACGACCAACGAGACACTCCTCCGCGGCCGAGCATACTTCTTACAACGACTTATCAAGGTTCTCCTGTCACGAGAAGGCTACGAGAGTTTCGAGTCGAGCGTTTCGATTGCTCACTTGGAAAATCGTCTGGCAGCGGCACTCTCACTGGGGGCTAAGGAGGAGTTCCGGTTGTACCTGTCGATGTACGCCAAGCGTCTTGGTGCCGAGGGGCTGAAGATGAAGGTGGAGGAGCTGCTCAAGGGGCTATTTGGGGGATTGtttgaggaggatgatgagacAGGACCACAACGGCGTTTGCAGGCCAATGAAAAGGAGGACCGGAACTGGAAGGAGAGCTCGGATACCCTGTGTGGCTGGCCACGGGAGGTGTTGTTAAAGGAGGTTATTCTAGCCTTGG GTAAACACCGGGATCTCCAACGGGTGACGGTTCCGTACGCGAAGCTACTGGGAGTGGTCGATGAGGAGATGGAATCGGGCGATGCCATGGAGACATAA
- a CDS encoding YchF/Obg family ATPase (BUSCO:EOG09262JWJ;~COG:J;~EggNog:ENOG410PH3G;~InterPro:IPR041706,IPR027417,IPR012675,IPR012676, IPR013029,IPR006073,IPR031167,IPR004396,IPR023192, IPR004095;~PFAM:PF06071,PF01926;~antiSMASH:Cluster_3.7;~go_function: GO:0005525 - GTP binding [Evidence IEA]), producing MPPKKAPVQEKVLLGRPGNNLKSGIVGLANVGKSTLFQAITKSSLGNPANFPYATINPEEARVIVPDERFDWLCSHYKPKSEVPANLTVYDIAGLTRGASTGAGLGNSFLSHIRAVDAIFQVVRCFDDAEIIHVEGDVDPVRDLTIINEELRIKDIEFVEKALENLKKQTRRGGQTLEMKKLREEEATVARVLEWLQEGHDVRKGDWGPKEVEVINPLFLLTAKPVVYLVNLSEKDYIRQKNKYLPKVFEWIKENSPGPLIPISASFEERLALMSDDAAAEEECKKLNTKSGLPKVITTMRQALNLSSFFTTGADEVRQWTIRKGIKAPAAAGVIHTDFEKTFIQAVVYNYTTLREYGDEGAVKAAGKIMTKGKDYAVEDGDILLIKAGAAKG from the exons atgcCCCCGAAGAAGGCCCCCGTGCAAGAAAAGGTCCTGCTGGGCCGACCTGGTAACAACCTGAAGAGTGGTATC GTTGGTCTCGCCAACGTCGGCAAGTCCACGCTCTTCCAGGCCATCACCAAGTCGTCGCTGGGTAACCCCGCCAACTTCCCCTATGCCACCATCAACCCTGAAGAAGCCCGTGTCATCGTCCCCGATGAGCGCTTCGACTGGCTCTGCTCCCACTACAAGCCCAAGTCCGAGGTCCCCGCCAACTTGACTGTGTATGATATTGCCGGTCTGACCCGTGGTGCCTCGACTGGTGCCGGTCTGGGTAACTCCTTCTTGTCGCACATCCGTGCCGTCGATGCCATCTTCCAGGTCGTTCGGTGCTTCGATGATGCTGAGATTATTCACGTTGAGGGTGACGTCGACCCCGTTCGGGATTTAACTATCATCAACGAGGAACTGCGGATCAAGGATATTGAGTTTGTCGAGAAGGCGCTTGAGAATCTGAAGAAGCAGACCCGTCGTGGTGGTCAGACTTTGGAGATGAAGAAGCTCAGGGAGGAGGAGGCCACCGTGGCCCGAGTGCTTGAGTGGTTGCAGGAGGGTCATGATGTCCGCAAGGGTGACTGGGGCCCGAAAGAG GTCGAGGTCATCAaccctctcttccttctcactGCCAAGCCCGTCGTCTATCTCGTCAACCTTAGCGAGAAGGACTACATTCGCCAGAAGAACAAGTACCTTCCCAAGGTGTTCGAATGGATCAAGGAGAACTCTCCCGGTCCTCTGATCCCCATCTCTGCTTCGTTTGAGGAGCGCCTGGCTCTCATGTCTGATGACGCCGCCGCTGAGGAGGAGTGCAAGAAGCTTAACACCAAGTCTGGTCTTCCCAAGGTCATTACTACTATGCGTCAGGCTTTGAACCTGTCCAGTTTCTTCACCACTGGTGCGGATGAAGTCCGCCAGTGGACTATCCGAAAGGGTATCAAGGCACCAGCTGCCGCCGGTGTCATTCACACTG ACTTTGAAAAGACTTTCATCCAGGCTGTTGTCTACAACTACACCACTCTGCGTGAGTACGGTGATGAAGGTGCCGTCAAGGCTGCCGGAAAGATTATGACCAAGGGCAAGGATTACGCCGTAGAGGATGGTGATATCTTGCTCATCAAGGCCGGTGCTGCCAAGGGTTAA
- a CDS encoding RIC1 family protein (COG:D,K,T;~EggNog:ENOG410PG79;~InterPro:IPR009771,IPR040096;~PFAM:PF07064;~antiSMASH:Cluster_3.7;~go_component: GO:0034066 - RIC1-RGP1 guanyl-nucleotide exchange factor complex [Evidence IEA];~go_process: GO:0006886 - intracellular protein transport [Evidence IEA]): MYWPNGVPRVYAVNGPRIPPALFDEDQPVDHENENSPEQNESVDPADNRPESKPESWADEPISGLCVSRSGHLFATMTDSSIAVWQTKPTAVVAAVARSATSMKTYGPNVALLMRPDSTILAVQTLNGYLLTYTITSDPNSRVYQQHFDQSTQSRRQQLARLSAGEEANAIREINIRFRMAIKIESGIVKALALDNELVVATVKPPAIQCIRWTPDASGSQTSSELLGRILGVSKKTTIADMVFDRAMNLLIWVTNEGQAYGIQRISEQQNEPEATRKLFRGHCFHDPKDDGEKAIRVAVNARFSLLTVSCVNGDVLVYTAKDYMGNVPLSQKLQPPASPSTTGGLTFMSYSPDGYCLFAGYEHGWMTWSVFGKPGGNSFLTDRPHTAANAEDWLSGVSNGCWIGGGSDIILTRQGDRRLWILETARSALTGCFSSANLARGLLQTSTEIILYRGHDLPDLMTISGKDSLWHHAQYPPTYLHSQWPIRSSVVSQDGRYVAIAGRRGLAHYSVNSGRWKVFEDPRVEDSFAVRGGMCWYRHILIAAIDSDGSYELRLYSRELPLNDNSILHIEYLPSPVVFIGPSGEDSLLVYTYDNVLYHFIINSTHSHITLVPVGQIAFNGIVRAPTRVRAISWVLPEDQMRNGDPSQDVKLASVLLLVDGNLVLLQPSVSETGDLKYDMRIISHDVEYYILMRDQFAFDSSAPDVSLPPSPSADMAFKMYSTNQSLRDSLWTFSGKNLLAWGDVKEVLQLEEVPKPIEVPLDFYPLSVLLNKGIVLGVESETIQRRDVTFAILKFAIRTHLFLPHFLQHSLVQSDMPGALSLSQHFSHLSYFAHALEILLHHVLDDEVDNESRSSKTSDPSQKHQPLLPYVISFLQASLPTKTYLDIVVQCTRKTELRMWRTLFTYLPPPRDLFEQALKLNSLKTAVGYLLVLQAFEDELEGDDAPIEDYVVRLIVLASQRSDWELCAELARFLIALDASGDMLRRAVARAGLRNANGLPGNGMNGSGTSVKGLGLALPIRTPSWSSISPTSSPIPMPSGQLPSDMASNASVGNVAGSMESGVDDL; encoded by the exons ATGTATTGGCCCAATGGTGTCCCCCGGGTCTACGCGGTCAATGGGCCCAGAATTCCGCCCGCTTTATTCGATGAAGATCAACCAGTTGACCATGAGAATGAGAACTCCCCGGAGCAGAACGAGTCGGTAGACCCTGCCGATAATAGGCCTGAGTCGAAGCCAGAATCATGGGCGGATGAGCCCATTAGTGGCCTCTGTGTATCGCGCAGTGGTCACTTGTTTGCGACGATGACGGATTCGTCCATTGCAGTTTGGCAGACCAAG CCTACTGCCGTCGTTGCTGCGGTTGCTCGATCCGCGACGTCGATGAAAACATACGGGCCTAACGTGGCCCTTTTGATGCGTCCTGACTCGACGATCCTTGCCGTGCAGACCCTCAATGGATATCTTCTCACCTATACGATAACCTCCGATCCGAACAGTCGAGTCTACCAACAGCATTTTGACCAGTCTACCCAGTCGCGTCGTCAGCAGCTAGCCCGTCTGTCAGCCGGGGAGGAGGCTAATGCAATCCGGGAGATAAATATTCGCTTTCGGATGGCCATAAAAATAGAATCGGGGATTGTGAAGGCGCTGGCATTGGACAATGAGCTTGTTGTGGCCACTGTGAAGCCTCCAGCTATTCAGTGTATCCGTTGGACGCCAGATGCCAGTGGATCACAGACCTCATCTGAGCTCCTGGGTCGAATTCTAGGCGTCTCCAAGAAGACGACGATTGCGGATATGGTGTTCGACCGCGCAATGAACCTTCTGATATGGGTGACCAATGAGGGACAGGCGTATGGAATTCAGAGGATTTCGGAACAGCAGAATGAACCAGAGGCTACTAGAAAGTTGTTTAGGGGCCATTGCTTCCATGATCCGAAGGATGATGGCGAGAAAGCAATCAGAGTTGCAGTAAATGCGCGGTTCTCACTGTTGACGGTGAGCTGCGTTAATGGAGATGTTCTTGTCTACACAGCCAAAGATTACATGGGAAACGTTCCGCTTTCACAGAAGCTCCAACCTCCTGCGTCACCCTCCACTACTGGGGGTTTGACGTTTATGAGTTACTCGCCAGATGGTTACTGCTTGTTTGCTGGTTACGAACATGGCTGGATGACCTGGAGTGTATTTGGCAAGCCGGGCGGGAATAGCTTCTTGACAGATCGTCCTCATACTGCTGCTAATGCTGAAGACTGGCTAAGCGGAGTCTCTAACGGATGCTGGATAGGCGGAGGATCAGATATAATCCTAACGAGGCAGGGCGATCGTCGTCTGTGGATATTGGAGACAGCACGAAGCGCTTTAACTGGCTGTTTTTCGTCTGCGAATCTAGCCAGGGGCTTGCTGCAAACAAGCACGGAGATCATTCTCTATCGCGGCCATGATCTACCAGATCTGATGACCATCTCGGGCAAGGACTCTTTATGGCATCATGCGCAATATCCACCAACTTACCTGCACTCCCAATGGCCCATTCGTTCGTCTGTTGTTTCGCAGGACGGAAGATACGTGGCTATTGCAGGTCGACGGGGTTTAGCACACTACAGTGTCAACAGTGGCCGCTGGAAGGTTTTTGAGGACCCCAGGGTAGAAGACTCATTTGCTGTGCGCGGCGGTATGTGTTGGTACAGGCATATCTTGATTGCCGCTATTGATAGCGACGGGTCATACGAG CTACGCCTATATTCACGGGAACTGCCATTGAATGATAATTCCATCTTGCATATAGAGTACCTTCCTTCGCCTGTGGTTTTCATTGGACCGTCTGGTGAAGACTCTCTCCTCGTCTATACTTATGATAACGTTCTATACCACTTCATCATCAACTCGACGCATTCCCATATCACACTTGTGCCTGTTGGACAAATCGCTTTCAACGGCATTGTACGAGCGCCAACTCGGGTAAGAGCAATTAGCTGGGTCCTGCCTGAGGATCAGATGA GAAATGGTGATCCTTCCCAGGATGTCAAGTTGGCCTCCGTCCTTCTCTTGGTCGACGGCaaccttgttcttcttcagccatcAGTTTCAGAAACGGGCGATTTGAAGTATGACATGCGGATCATATCCCATGACGTAGAATACTACATCTTGATGCGTGATCAGTTTGCGTTTGATTCCTCTGCTCCCGATGTGTCACTTCCTCCTAGTCCTTCAGCCGATATGGCATTCAAGATGTACTCGACCAATCAGTCGCTGAGAGATTCTCTTTGGACGTTCAGTGGGAAGAATCTCCTCGCCTGGGGCGATGTGAAGGAGGTCTTACAACTCGAAGAGGTACCCAAGCCTATCGAGGTTCCTCTTGATTTCTATCCCTTGTCGGTGCTCTTGAATAAAGGTATCGTCTTGGGAGTAGAATCTGAAACGATCCAACGGCGAGATGTCACTTTTGCGATTTTGAAATTTGCCATTCGG ACACATCTATTCCTTCCTCACTTCCTCCAGCACAGCCTTGTTCAGTCTGATATGCCCGGCGCGCTCTCACTCAGCCAACATTTCTCCCATCTCTCATACTTCGCACACGCACTCGAAATCTTACTTCACCACGTTCTAGATGACGAAGTTGACAATGAAAGCCGAAGCAGCAAAACCAGCGACCCATCCCAGAAACACCAACCATTACTCCCATACGTGATATCCTTCCTCCAAGCCTCCCTCCCGACCAAAACCTATCTGGACATCGTAGTCCAATGCACACGCAAGACCGAGTTGCGAATGTGGCGCACTCTCTTCACTTACCTCCCACCACCAAGGGATCTCTTCGAGCAAGCCTTAAAGCTCAACTCCCTAAAAACAGCGGTTGGCTACTTGCTTGTGTTACAAGCCTTCGAGGACGAGTTAGAAGGCGACGATGCACCAATCGAAGATTACGTCGTCCGCCTAATCGTGCTGGCATCGCAACGAAGTGACTGGGAGCTCTGTGCGGAACTGGCACGTTTTCTGATTGCCCTAGACGCCTCTGGCGATATGCTTAGACGAGCTGTCGCTAGAGCAGGTTTGAGAAATGCGAACGGGCTTCCAGGAAATGGGATGAACGGGTCTGGGACTAGCGTTAAGGGCTTAGGGCTGGCGCTTCCGATCCGGACGCCGTCGTGGTCGTCGATTTCGCCCACGTCGTCACCTATTCCGATGCCATCAGGCCAGTTGCCTAGTGATATGGCTTCTAATGCGAGTGTGGGGAATGTTGCGGGGAGTATGGAGAGTGGTGTTGATGATCTTTAG
- the TMA20 gene encoding translation machinery-associated protein 20 (BUSCO:EOG09264RQY;~COG:J;~EggNog:ENOG410PGCQ;~InterPro:IPR036974,IPR016437,IPR015947,IPR041366, IPR004521,IPR002478;~PFAM:PF17832,PF01472;~antiSMASH:Cluster_3.7;~go_function: GO:0003723 - RNA binding [Evidence IEA]) has product MFKKDIAPSTKSKVKSSVQRGLRQNFLDSYPGFEPYIEQILPKKAQLDSIKLPEKSTLYTIDSQPLFYQPQDGPPIPHLKLIHAYPSALPTIQIDRGAIRFVLSGAALMAPGLTSPGGRLPDAEHALEKGTIVAVMAEGKENACLVGALKVGTEEMKSKGKGVVMDDGHYLGDGLWRMPLD; this is encoded by the exons ATGTTCAAGAAAGA TATCGCCCCCAGCACAAAATCAAAGGTCAAGTCCTCGGTACAGCGAGGCTTGCGCCAGAACTTCCTCGACTCATACCCCGGTTTCGAGCCGTACATCGAGCAGATCCTCCCGAAAAAGGCACAGCTCGATTCGATCAAACT CCCCGAAAAATCCACCCTCTACACAATCGACTCCCAACCCCTCTTCTACCAACCCCAAGACGGCCCCCCGATCCCGCATCTCAAATTAATCCACGCCTACCCCTCCGCCCTTCCCACGATCCAAATCGATCGCGGAGCAATCCGCTTCGTGCTCTCCGGCGCCGCGCTGATGGCACCCGGCCTTACGAGTCCCGGTGGACGGTTACCGGATGCGGAGCATGCGTTGGAGAAGGGGACGATTGTTGCAGTTATggcggaggggaaggagaatGCGTGCCTTGTGGGGGCGTTGAAGGTTGGGACGGAGGAGATGAAGAGTAAGGGGAAGGGGGTTGTTATGGATGATGGGCATTATTTGGGGGACGGGTTGTGGAGGATGCCGCTCGATTAG